In Ascochyta rabiei chromosome 18, complete sequence, one DNA window encodes the following:
- a CDS encoding Long chronological lifespan protein 2 yields the protein MFKTLLLLGLWTLTATAQFGFFDQMFGNGGGQQQQQQQQANVRSDSSWYQAQYENAQCSHYLCPGTLSCVHFPHHCPCAWEANEDKVELGDGIAICGSKGGWKEGEFAKKVELARKGLL from the exons ATGTTCAAgaccctcctcctcctcggtCTCTGGACCCTCACAGCGACTGCCCAATTCGGCTTCTTCGACCAAATGTTCGGCAATGGCGGAggccagcaacagcagcagcagcagcaagcaAACGTGCGCAGCGACAGCTCGTGGTACCAGGCACAGTACGAGAACG CACAATGCAGCCACTACCTCTGCCCCGGCACCCTCTCCTGCGTGCACTTCCCCCACCACTGCCCCTGCGCCTGGGAAGCGAATGAAGACAAGGTCGAGCTTGGGGATGGTATTGCGATCTGTGGGTCCAAGGGAGGGTGGAAGGAGGGTGAGTTTGCGAAGAAGGTCGAGTTGGCTCGGAAGGGGCTGTTGTAG
- a CDS encoding snoRNP complex protein yields MHLMYIVDPTDPTKRVYTLQKVIDGKVSKSAHPARFSPDDKYSRHRVTIKKRYGLLLTQQKNKVAERA; encoded by the exons atGCATCTCATGTACATTGTCGACCCCACCGACCCGACCAAGCGCGTCTACACCCTGCAGAAGGTCATCGATGGAAAGGTCTCCAAGAGCGCCCACCCGGCCCGTTTCTCGCCCGACGACAAGTACAGCAGGCATCGCGTCACCATCAAGAAGCGCTACGGCCTGCTCTTGACACAGCAGA AGAACAAGGTCGCCGAGCGCGCTTAG